A part of Saimiri boliviensis isolate mSaiBol1 chromosome 11, mSaiBol1.pri, whole genome shotgun sequence genomic DNA contains:
- the PEF1 gene encoding peflin isoform X1 has translation MASYPYRQGCPGAAGQAPGAPPGSYYPGPPSSGGQYGSGLPPGGGYGGPAPGGPYGPPAGGGPYGHPNPGMFPSGTPGGPYGGAAPGGPYGQPPPNSYGAQQPGPYGQGGAPPNVDPEAYSWFQSVDSDHSGYISMKELKQALVNCNWSSFNDETCLMMINMFDKTKSGRIDVYGFSALWKFIQQWKNLFQQYDRDRSGSISYTELQQALSQMGYNLSPQFTQLLVSRYCPRSASPAMQLDRFIQVCTQLQVLTEAFREKDTAVQGNIRLSFEDFVTMTASRML, from the exons ATGGCCAGCTATCCCTACCGGCAG GGCTGCCCAGGAGCTGCAGGACAAGCGCCAGGAGCCCCTCCGGGTAGCTACTACCCTGGACCCCCCAGTAGTGGAGGGCAGTATGGCAGTGGGCTACCCCCTGGTGGTGGTTATGGGGGTCCTGCCCCTGGAGGACCTTATGGACCACCAGCTGGTGGAGGGCCCTATGGACACCCCAATCCTGGGATGTTCCCCTCTGGAACTCCAGGAGGACCATATGGCGGTGCAGCTCCAGGGGGCCCTTATGGTCAGCCACCTCCAAATTCCTACGGTGCCCAGCAGCCCGGGCCTTATGGACAGG GTGGCGCCCCTCCCAATGTGGATCCTGAGGCTTACTCCTGGTTCCAGTCAGTGGACTCCGATCACAGTGGCTATATTTCCATGAAGGAGCTGAAGCAAGCCCTGGTCAACTGCAATTGGTCCTCGTTCAATGATGAGACCTGCCTCATGATGATAA ACATGTTTGACAAGACTAAGTCAGGCCGCATCGATGTCTACGGCTTCTCAGCCCTGTGGAAATTCATCCAGCAGTGGAAGAACCTCTTCCAGCAGTATGACCGGGACCGCTCGGGCTCCATTAGCTACACGGAGCTGCAGCAAG CTCTATCTCAAATGGGCTACAACCTGAGCCCCCAATTCACCCAGCTTCTGGTCTCCCGCTACTGCCCACGATCTGCCAGTCCTGCCATGCAGCTTGACCGCTTCATCCAGGTGTGCACCCAGCTGCAGGTGCTGACAGAGGCCTTCCGGGAGAAGGACACAGCTGTACAAGGCAACATTCGGCTCAGCTTCGAGGACTTCGTCACCATGACAGCTTCTCGGATGCTGTGA
- the PEF1 gene encoding peflin isoform X2 has product MFPSGTPGGPYGGAAPGGPYGQPPPNSYGAQQPGPYGQGGAPPNVDPEAYSWFQSVDSDHSGYISMKELKQALVNCNWSSFNDETCLMMINMFDKTKSGRIDVYGFSALWKFIQQWKNLFQQYDRDRSGSISYTELQQALSQMGYNLSPQFTQLLVSRYCPRSASPAMQLDRFIQVCTQLQVLTEAFREKDTAVQGNIRLSFEDFVTMTASRML; this is encoded by the exons ATGTTCCCCTCTGGAACTCCAGGAGGACCATATGGCGGTGCAGCTCCAGGGGGCCCTTATGGTCAGCCACCTCCAAATTCCTACGGTGCCCAGCAGCCCGGGCCTTATGGACAGG GTGGCGCCCCTCCCAATGTGGATCCTGAGGCTTACTCCTGGTTCCAGTCAGTGGACTCCGATCACAGTGGCTATATTTCCATGAAGGAGCTGAAGCAAGCCCTGGTCAACTGCAATTGGTCCTCGTTCAATGATGAGACCTGCCTCATGATGATAA ACATGTTTGACAAGACTAAGTCAGGCCGCATCGATGTCTACGGCTTCTCAGCCCTGTGGAAATTCATCCAGCAGTGGAAGAACCTCTTCCAGCAGTATGACCGGGACCGCTCGGGCTCCATTAGCTACACGGAGCTGCAGCAAG CTCTATCTCAAATGGGCTACAACCTGAGCCCCCAATTCACCCAGCTTCTGGTCTCCCGCTACTGCCCACGATCTGCCAGTCCTGCCATGCAGCTTGACCGCTTCATCCAGGTGTGCACCCAGCTGCAGGTGCTGACAGAGGCCTTCCGGGAGAAGGACACAGCTGTACAAGGCAACATTCGGCTCAGCTTCGAGGACTTCGTCACCATGACAGCTTCTCGGATGCTGTGA